The following is a genomic window from Deinococcus sp. Leaf326.
ATGGTACTAGAGGATATGATTCGTCCTTTTTAGAAGAGGCTTTCGGAGGTCTAATAAGAGATTCCGGATTTGCTCTTCCGGATTTGGACAAAAGACTCATCTTGAAAAGTGAGGATAGGTTTCTTCTAAGCGAAATTCGTGGATATATGATGGACGCATGGCAGAAAATACAGGGTTAGTTTTCTACGCGCCAATTATTAGCGCCACTCTAACTCTTTTCAATGTCATTATAGGTGGCTTAGCCCTATGGGTAAATAATAACGCGGCGAGCAATCGAGAAAAGAGAAAGGAGATTAGAGGTCGAATTGACAGCATGTTAAAAAGGGTAGAAGAGGCCGAAAAGAGTGGGATAAACTTTCACTTAGAGGAAAGCTTCAGAGAATCAGAAGCGCAAAATATAAGATGGGAATTAGAGAAGCTAGGAAAGATTATACAAACTATTCCATTTTTAAAAATCAACTCAAATATCAATGATTCTTACAATTCATTTAAACAATCTATTACCCTCGTACCTAATTTTTCAAGGAAAGATTTCAGGCAACAAAGTGCCGATGACTCTCTTGTAACAACAATACATATGAAATCCGCCGATTTAATACATGAAATAGAACGAGCTTATGATTCAAAATACCCAATCAAATAGCTTGAAACTTCTATTAAGTATTGGAATTTAAATCTAACAATTATCTACGAATAATCTTCAGGGATGATACCCGCACGAATAGTTTGCTCTATTTCAAGCTTGACTCATCGATTTGCAGGCAATATACTGCTGTAGACAGCATATTTATCTAGGATGGTAGAGCAACTGATTCGTAATCAGTAGGTCGTC
Proteins encoded in this region:
- a CDS encoding STAS-like domain-containing protein; the protein is MSKIVISKQFSKYPGGRYFEDGDYNGQKFREEYLVKALQEESSVEVELDGTRGYDSSFLEEAFGGLIRDSGFALPDLDKRLILKSEDRFLLSEIRGYMMDAWQKIQG